One window of Elaeis guineensis isolate ETL-2024a chromosome 11, EG11, whole genome shotgun sequence genomic DNA carries:
- the LOC105053831 gene encoding uncharacterized protein, with translation MPFAQSSLTVHSDPKRLPAFKLTEGRREPYLSTGIGFALQSLRMSSPARSSASATSAGCQGGGVSGNVGFGDDASPYHYPTDPMSAHDQRKEEALVALKSELMAALQKEVKSLDEDSWKFARPRSQIHLISRPGGYQHKFTGRDGNANHVFKQTRDI, from the exons ATGCCGTTTGCCCAGTCATCATTAACCGTACACAGCGATCCCAAGAGGCTCCCAGCGTTTAAACTAACCGAGGGACGCCGAGAACCCTATCTTTCCACCGGGATCGGGTTTGCTCTCCAGTCGCTGCGCATGAGCTCTCCGGCGAGATCATCGGCGTCGGCGACGAGCGCCGGATGTCAGGGCGGTGGTGTTAGCGGAAACGTTGGGTTCGGCGACGATGCCTCCCCTTACCACTACCCCACCGACCCCATGTCCGCCCATGACCAACGCAAGGAGGAAGCCCTCGTCG CATTGAAATCGGAATTGATGGCCGCACTTCAGAAGGAGGTAAAATCCTTGGACGAAGACAGTTGGAAGTTTGCCCGCCCTCGCTCCCAAATCCACCTTATTTCGAGACCGG GTGGGTATCAACACAAGTTTACAGGAAGAGATGGAAATGCGAACCACGTATTCAAGCAAACCAGAGACATTTAG